The following nucleotide sequence is from Acinetobacter equi.
TATTGCATTTTTAGGACCTGTGGGAACTTATACACATTCAGCTGTATTAAAACAATTTGGACAAGATGCAGTTATTCGTCCTCTTCCAACAATTGATGAAGTTTTCCGTGAAGTTGAAGCGGGAAGTGCTCATTATGGTTTAGTGCCTGTAGAAAACTCATCTGAAGGCGTGGTTAACCATACTTTAGATTGCTTTAAAACGTCTCATTTAAATGTGATTGGTGAAGTTGAATTACGTATTCATCATCAATTCCTCATTTCTGAAAATACGCGTAAAGACAGTATTAAACAGATTTATGCACATCAACAAACATTGGCGCAATGTCGTGGTTGGTTAGATGCGCATTATCCTGGTGTTGAACGTGTTGCAATGAGCTCAAATGCAGAAGCTGCACGTCGTATTCGTAATGAATGGCATTCTGCGGCTATTGCTTCAGAAGTAGCGGCAAATATCTATAATTTAGAAACTTTACATAGCAATATTGAAGATAATCCTGAAAACACAACACGTTTCTTGGTGATTGGTCGTGAAAAAGTGCCACAAAGCGGTAATGATAAAACATCATTATTAATTTCTGCACATGATCGTGCAGGTGCATTATTAGAAATTTTAGCACCATTTGCGAAACATCAAATTAGTTTAACCAGTATTGAAACTCGTCCTGCGCTTCCTGAAAAATGGGCTTATGTTTTCTTTATTGATCTTGAAGGTCATATTGAACAAGAAAATGTAAAAGCAGCGATTGAAGAAATTCGTCCATTGGTAAAAGAAGTTCGAGTATTAGGTTCTTACCCAATTGCTGTTCTTTAAATTAATCAAAATAGTGGTTCATTTCAGATGAGCCACTTTCATCACTTGAAATAACTGGAAGTGTAAAATGACGTTTGTCCCAGCCAATGAAGGCATCGCACAATTAAAACCGTATCAACCAGGTAAACCGATTAGTGAGCTTGAGCGTGAGTTAGGCATTACAGATATTGTAAAACTTGCATCAAATGAAAATCCACTTGGTTGTTCAGATAAAGTGAAAGAGGCAGTTGCTGCTGAACTTGCTGAAATTGGGCGATATCCAGACGGTGGTGGTTTTATTTTAAAAGATCAAATTCATTCGCAATTTGGTTTTGAGCATAACCAAATTACTTTAGGTAATGGTTCAAACGATTTATTAGAAATTTTTGCACGTGCATTTGTTTCAGAACATGATTCTGTTGTTTATAGTCAGCATGCTTTTGCTGTTTATGGACTGGTGACTCAAGCTATTGGCGCTCAAGCAATTGAAGTACCTGCAAAAGGTTTTTCGCATGATTTACCTGCAATGGCAGCTGCAATTCAAGAACATACGAAATTAGTATTTATTGCAAATCCAAATAACCCAACAGGGACTTGGTTTGAAGAAGCAGAATTTGAAGCATTTATGCAAAAAGTTCCTGCTCATGTGGTTGTTGTGCTTGATGAAGCATATGTGGAATATTTCCCTGAAAACTTCAATAGCTTAAAATTCTTAAAACAATATCCAAATTTAATTGTTAGCCGTACCATGTCTAAGTGTTATGGTTTAGCTGCATTACGTGTTGGCTTTGCATTAGCTTCAGTTGAAGTGACTGATTTCCTTAACCGTATTCGTCAGCCATTTAACGTTAATCATTTAGCAATGGTTGCTGCTGTTGCTGCGTTAAAAGATGAAGCGTTTATTGAGGAATCTCGTTTAGTAAATAAAGCAGGTATGGCACAACTTGAAGCAGGTTTTAATGCTCTAGGTTTAAGTTATGTACCATCACGCGCAAACTTTATTTTAGTTGATGTACAAGCAGACCCTGCTCAAACATTTAATGCATTACTTAAAGAAGGCGTTATCGTGCGTCCTGTAGGTATTGCAAATCATCTTCGTGTATCTATTGGTACTGAAGCAGAAAATGCAAAATTCTTGGCAGCACTTGCTAAGGTTTTAGGTTTAGAGGCTAAAGCTTAAGACATGTCTCCAGCAAAGTTTGAAAAAGTTGCTTTTATTGGGCTTGGGCTAATTGGCTCAAGTCTTGCTCGTGTGATTGTTGCTGAAAATTTGGCAAAAGAAATAGTCGCATCAACACGTTCTGAAAAAACACTTGAAGATGCTAAAACTTTAGGTCTAATTAAAGAAGGGTATACTAACCCGATTGATGCCGTTCAAGGTGCAGATTTGGTTGTTTTAGCGTTGCCTGTTCGTGCAACACAGAAAGTGTTAGAAACCATTCGTCCTTATTTGTCTGAACGTGCAATTATCACTGATGTGGGAAGCACTAAAGCAAATGTGGTTGACGCTGCAAAAGCAGTTTATGGTGATGAATTACCTGTAGGTTTTGTACCAGGACATCCAATTGCAGGATCTGAGCATACTGGTGTCCATGCAGGTAAAGTCGACTTATTTGCCAATCATAAAGTGATTTTAACACCGTTACCAACGAGTGCGGATTGGGCAATAGAAAAACTGATTCAACTTTGGCAAGCTGCAAAAGCGGAAGTGATTTGTATGGATGTAGATAAGCATGATGAAGTGCTTGCACATACAAGTCATCTTCCACATTTAATGGCTTTTAACTTGGTTGAGCAATTAGCAAACCGAGAAGATAATTTAGACATTTTTCGTTATGCTGCAGGCGGTTTTCGTGATTTCTCACGTATTGCAGCAAGCGATCCACAAATGTGGCATGACATATTTTTTGCAAATAAAAAAGCAATTTTAAATGCAGTTGATGGTTTTGAAAATCAACTGGCAATTATTCGTAAATTAATTGAAGATGAAGACTCGCAAGCCTTAATGGGCTTGTTAGGACATGCGCAAGCTGCGCGTCAGCATTTTAATCATATGTTGGCAAAAAGACCGTTAATGGAGAACAATAAAGTGACCACTCAGCAATTTACAATTTCACCAGGTAAGAAAAAATTCCAAGGTAAATTTAGTGTACCAGGTGATAAATCTGTGTCACATCGTTCAATTATGTTTGGTGCTATTGCTGAGGGAACTACACATGTTACAGGTTTTCTTGAAGGTGAAGATGCTTTAGCAACACTGCAAGCTTTCCGTGATATGGGTGTAAGTATTGAAGGTCCTAAGAATGGTGAAGTGACTATTCATGGTGTGGGCGTAAATGGTTTGAAAGCACCAAAATCTGAGTTGTATATGGGGAACTCAGGTACATCTATGCGCTTGCTTTCAGGCATGCTTGCAGCACAGAAATTTGATTCTGTAATGACAGGTGACGCATCTTTAACAAAACGCCCGATGGAACGTATTGCAAAGCCATTACGTGAAATGGGTGCGCATATTCAAACGACAGGTGAACGTGGTACGCCACCTATTTCAATTACGGGGAATCAACCACTTCAAGGTATTCATTACGACTTACCAATGGCATCTGCGCAAGTAAAATCAGGTATCTTACTTGCAGGTCTTTGGGCGAAAGGAGAAACTTCTGTTGTTGAGCCAGAGCCAACACGTGATCATACTGAGCGTATGCTTCGTGCTTTTGGATATGATGTAAAAACTGAAGGTAATCGAATTTCACTACAAGGTGGTGGAAAATTAGTTGCTACAGAAATTCAAGTCCCATCTGATATTTCTTCAGCTGCATTCTTTATGGTTGGTGCGGCAATTACTGAAGGTTCTGACGTTACTTTAGAAGCTGTAGGCATTAATCCAACACGTACAGGTGTGATTGAAATTTTAAAACAGATGGGTGCTGATCTAACTGTTGAAAATGAACGTATTGCAGGTGGTGAGCCAATTGCTGATATTCGTATCAAAGGATCACGCACTTTAAAAGGCATTCATATGCCTGAAGACCAAGTGCCATTAGCGATTGATGAATTCCCTGCATTATTTATTGCTGCGGCATGTGCT
It contains:
- the pheA gene encoding prephenate dehydratase, translating into MINDDQKTTSLDLTQIREDIDSVDQQIQQLINRRAKLAEAVAKAKFAAEENPLFYRPEREAQVLRNVMERNDGPLSDATMARLFREIMSACLALEAPQSIAFLGPVGTYTHSAVLKQFGQDAVIRPLPTIDEVFREVEAGSAHYGLVPVENSSEGVVNHTLDCFKTSHLNVIGEVELRIHHQFLISENTRKDSIKQIYAHQQTLAQCRGWLDAHYPGVERVAMSSNAEAARRIRNEWHSAAIASEVAANIYNLETLHSNIEDNPENTTRFLVIGREKVPQSGNDKTSLLISAHDRAGALLEILAPFAKHQISLTSIETRPALPEKWAYVFFIDLEGHIEQENVKAAIEEIRPLVKEVRVLGSYPIAVL
- a CDS encoding bifunctional prephenate dehydrogenase/3-phosphoshikimate 1-carboxyvinyltransferase — translated: MSPAKFEKVAFIGLGLIGSSLARVIVAENLAKEIVASTRSEKTLEDAKTLGLIKEGYTNPIDAVQGADLVVLALPVRATQKVLETIRPYLSERAIITDVGSTKANVVDAAKAVYGDELPVGFVPGHPIAGSEHTGVHAGKVDLFANHKVILTPLPTSADWAIEKLIQLWQAAKAEVICMDVDKHDEVLAHTSHLPHLMAFNLVEQLANREDNLDIFRYAAGGFRDFSRIAASDPQMWHDIFFANKKAILNAVDGFENQLAIIRKLIEDEDSQALMGLLGHAQAARQHFNHMLAKRPLMENNKVTTQQFTISPGKKKFQGKFSVPGDKSVSHRSIMFGAIAEGTTHVTGFLEGEDALATLQAFRDMGVSIEGPKNGEVTIHGVGVNGLKAPKSELYMGNSGTSMRLLSGMLAAQKFDSVMTGDASLTKRPMERIAKPLREMGAHIQTTGERGTPPISITGNQPLQGIHYDLPMASAQVKSGILLAGLWAKGETSVVEPEPTRDHTERMLRAFGYDVKTEGNRISLQGGGKLVATEIQVPSDISSAAFFMVGAAITEGSDVTLEAVGINPTRTGVIEILKQMGADLTVENERIAGGEPIADIRIKGSRTLKGIHMPEDQVPLAIDEFPALFIAAACAEGRTVLTGAAELRVKESDRIQVMADGLKIMGIDCTPTDDGIIIEGKGQPGEWGAIFAGGEIESHHDHRIAMSFSMAGLRSSGEIKIVGTETVATSFPTFTELANQAGLDIQVSE
- the hisC gene encoding histidinol-phosphate transaminase; protein product: MTFVPANEGIAQLKPYQPGKPISELERELGITDIVKLASNENPLGCSDKVKEAVAAELAEIGRYPDGGGFILKDQIHSQFGFEHNQITLGNGSNDLLEIFARAFVSEHDSVVYSQHAFAVYGLVTQAIGAQAIEVPAKGFSHDLPAMAAAIQEHTKLVFIANPNNPTGTWFEEAEFEAFMQKVPAHVVVVLDEAYVEYFPENFNSLKFLKQYPNLIVSRTMSKCYGLAALRVGFALASVEVTDFLNRIRQPFNVNHLAMVAAVAALKDEAFIEESRLVNKAGMAQLEAGFNALGLSYVPSRANFILVDVQADPAQTFNALLKEGVIVRPVGIANHLRVSIGTEAENAKFLAALAKVLGLEAKA